Proteins from one Rosa chinensis cultivar Old Blush chromosome 7, RchiOBHm-V2, whole genome shotgun sequence genomic window:
- the LOC112176425 gene encoding uncharacterized protein LOC112176425 isoform X2 encodes MAKGSRGRRRIASRQYRSAPYPLSSNEDIFEDLCPKKCSKNLEKKDWEDATCSVCMEYPHNAVLLLCSSHDKGCRPYMCGTSFRHSNCLDQYKKAYTKIVSCDHGQSLHGSATNPIVVPDSGLPVEKCEITELACPLCRGQVKGWTVLEPAREYLDAKQRSCMQENCSFVGNYKELRKHVKAEHPSARPREVDPVVEQKWRSLEREREQDDVISTIQSSMPGAMFFGDYVIEGNNYGFDSDEEDGGFDADAAGRNAGFGLGLDVVLLWHAFGSNRRMRQHERAFHQASEGSVAIRHTTPIGGLDSSDQDDDNDSNGDDDGGMSLVSRLRRHGRVLLGRSGRRRRRREANSEEQ; translated from the coding sequence ATGGCAAAAGGTAGCAGGGGACGACGCAGGATTGCTTCTCGACAATACAGGTCAGCTCCATACCCATTGAGCTCTAATGAAGATATCTTTGAGGATCTGTGCCCTAAGAAATGCTCCAAAAACTTGGAGAAAAAGGACTGGGAGGATGCAACATGTTCTGTGTGCATGGAATACCCTCACAATGCCGTTCTTCTCCTATGTTCCTCGCATGACAAAGGTTGTCGTCCTTACATGTGTGGGACTAGTTTTCGACATTCCAACTGTCTTGACCAGTACAAGAAAGCTTACACGAAAATAGTGTCATGTGATCATGGACAATCATTGCATGGCTCTGCCACTAATCCAATTGTGGTACCAGATTCTGGATTGCCAGTTGAGAAGTGTGAAATCACAGAGCTTGCATGCCCCCTCTGTAGGGGCCAGGTGAAAGGCTGGACTGTTCTTGAACCAGCACGAGAATATCTGGATGCAAAACAGAGAAGCTGCATGCAAGAAAACTGCTCATTTGTTGGAAATTACAAGGAGCTTAGGAAGCATGTTAAGGCAGAGCACCCGTCAGCCCGGCCACGGGAAGTGGATCCTGTAGTTGAACAGAAATGGAGAAGCCTTGAACGTGAGAGGGAACAGGATGATGTGATTAGCACAATACAGTCGTCCATGCCAGGAGCAATGTTTTTCGGAGATTATGTAATAGAAGGAAATAATTATGGATTTGATTCGGACGAAGAGGATGGTGGTTTTGATGCAGATGCTGCAGGAAGGAATGCAGGGTTCGGGTTGGGTTTGGATGTGGTTCTTCTTTGGCATGCATTTGGGTCCAACAGACGGATGAGGCAGCATGAGAGGGCATTCCACCAGGCATCAGAGGGTAGTGTTGCCATCCGGCACACGACTCCTATTGGTGGTTTGGATTCCTCTGACCAAGATGACGACAATGACAGTAACGGTGATGATGATGGCGGCATGTCATTGGTGAGCCGGCTCCGGCGTCATGGCAGGGTCTTGCTGGGACGCTCCGGGAGGAGACGTAGACGTAGAGAAGCAAATAGTGAGGAACAATAG
- the LOC112176425 gene encoding uncharacterized protein LOC112176425 isoform X1, with amino-acid sequence MSPGCGQVTLKYTRKMAKGSRGRRRIASRQYRSAPYPLSSNEDIFEDLCPKKCSKNLEKKDWEDATCSVCMEYPHNAVLLLCSSHDKGCRPYMCGTSFRHSNCLDQYKKAYTKIVSCDHGQSLHGSATNPIVVPDSGLPVEKCEITELACPLCRGQVKGWTVLEPAREYLDAKQRSCMQENCSFVGNYKELRKHVKAEHPSARPREVDPVVEQKWRSLEREREQDDVISTIQSSMPGAMFFGDYVIEGNNYGFDSDEEDGGFDADAAGRNAGFGLGLDVVLLWHAFGSNRRMRQHERAFHQASEGSVAIRHTTPIGGLDSSDQDDDNDSNGDDDGGMSLVSRLRRHGRVLLGRSGRRRRRREANSEEQ; translated from the exons ATGTCCCCTGGTTGTGGTCAGGTAACACTTAA GTATACCCGGAAAATGGCAAAAGGTAGCAGGGGACGACGCAGGATTGCTTCTCGACAATACAGGTCAGCTCCATACCCATTGAGCTCTAATGAAGATATCTTTGAGGATCTGTGCCCTAAGAAATGCTCCAAAAACTTGGAGAAAAAGGACTGGGAGGATGCAACATGTTCTGTGTGCATGGAATACCCTCACAATGCCGTTCTTCTCCTATGTTCCTCGCATGACAAAGGTTGTCGTCCTTACATGTGTGGGACTAGTTTTCGACATTCCAACTGTCTTGACCAGTACAAGAAAGCTTACACGAAAATAGTGTCATGTGATCATGGACAATCATTGCATGGCTCTGCCACTAATCCAATTGTGGTACCAGATTCTGGATTGCCAGTTGAGAAGTGTGAAATCACAGAGCTTGCATGCCCCCTCTGTAGGGGCCAGGTGAAAGGCTGGACTGTTCTTGAACCAGCACGAGAATATCTGGATGCAAAACAGAGAAGCTGCATGCAAGAAAACTGCTCATTTGTTGGAAATTACAAGGAGCTTAGGAAGCATGTTAAGGCAGAGCACCCGTCAGCCCGGCCACGGGAAGTGGATCCTGTAGTTGAACAGAAATGGAGAAGCCTTGAACGTGAGAGGGAACAGGATGATGTGATTAGCACAATACAGTCGTCCATGCCAGGAGCAATGTTTTTCGGAGATTATGTAATAGAAGGAAATAATTATGGATTTGATTCGGACGAAGAGGATGGTGGTTTTGATGCAGATGCTGCAGGAAGGAATGCAGGGTTCGGGTTGGGTTTGGATGTGGTTCTTCTTTGGCATGCATTTGGGTCCAACAGACGGATGAGGCAGCATGAGAGGGCATTCCACCAGGCATCAGAGGGTAGTGTTGCCATCCGGCACACGACTCCTATTGGTGGTTTGGATTCCTCTGACCAAGATGACGACAATGACAGTAACGGTGATGATGATGGCGGCATGTCATTGGTGAGCCGGCTCCGGCGTCATGGCAGGGTCTTGCTGGGACGCTCCGGGAGGAGACGTAGACGTAGAGAAGCAAATAGTGAGGAACAATAG